A genomic segment from Triticum dicoccoides isolate Atlit2015 ecotype Zavitan chromosome 1A, WEW_v2.0, whole genome shotgun sequence encodes:
- the LOC119269138 gene encoding uncharacterized protein LOC119269138, whose amino-acid sequence MASATPAVPDPALGLRHPGALARRIAMARGAAVAPALRPWLLFDAVPLVVVVLIAAHVLALGYWIYRLATDGSKHPARSKKH is encoded by the exons ATGGCCTCCGCCACACCGGCGGTGCCCGACCCCGCCCTCGGCCTCCGCCACCCCGGCGCTCTCGCCCGCCGCATCGCCATGGCGCGCGGCGCCGCCGTCGCGCCGGCGCTCCGTCCCTGGCTCCTCTTCGACGCCGTGcccctcgtcgtcgtcgtcctcatcgccgcgCACGTCCTCGCCCTC GGCTACTGGATCTACAGGCTCGCCACCGACGGGTCCAAGCACCCTGCGCGGAGCAAGAAACACTAG